A stretch of DNA from Gymnodinialimonas sp. 57CJ19:
TCTGGGCGGGCTTCTGGGCTACGCCATCGGCGCTTTTGCGTTTGAAGAGATTGGCCGCCCGATCTTTGAAGCCCTTGGCAAGATAGAGCGGATTGAACAGTTCAACGAGCAGTTCAATGACCTGAGCTTCTGGCCTGTGCTGATCGCGGGTCTGACGCCCTTCCCCTACAAGGTGATCACGATCATGTCGGGTTGGACTGGCTTGCCCCTTGGCACCTTTATCGTCACATCTATTATAGCACGTGGTTTGCGCTTCTTTATTGTGGCGGCGCTGCTGTGGAAATTCGGCGCCCCGATCAAGGACTTCATCGAGAAGCGTTTGGGCCTGATGTTCATCCTGTTCTGCCTGCTTTTGGGCGGCGGGTTCTATGTGTTGAAGTTCCTGTAATGGAGAGCACGATCATGACACGGCGCAATCTTATCTTACTGGCGGGCTTGGGCTCTGCCGCGCTGTTTGGCGGCGCGCTCTACTTTCAATATTGGGTGGGGCTTCTGCCTTGCACCATGTGCCTGTGGCAACGCTGGCCGCACCGCATCGCCATCGGCCTGGCGTTGGTGGGCGTGGTGTTCCCCCGTGCGGTCATCGCATGGCTCGGCGGGCTGACCATGGCAGTGAACGCGGGCATCGCGCTACTGCACACGGGCGTAGAGCAACGCTGGTGGGACGGCCCGCAGGTCTGCGGCGCGGGCGCGGCACAAGATGTGGGCAGCTTGTCGATGGAGGATTTGTTCGACACCACCACCGGGCCCCAGATTGTCCTGTGTAACGAGGCGGCCTGGCATTTCGCCGGGCTGTCGATGGCCAGCTGGAACGGCATCTTCTGCGTTGTGCTGGCGGGTATTTGGCTGACCGCCGCCCTGACGAAGGAGAAGGCACGGGCGTAACCGCCCTGCCCCTCGTTTTTCAGCCCCTCCTCGGCCTCTACGGGGCCTCCTCGCAGTGTGATCGCGCCATTGCACCCCATATCGGGGGCAGCTATAGTCCGCTCAACAAAATATAGCGTATAACACGACGAACGGGCGGACAAATGACCGACACTCCTGAACCCCCTGAAAACGACGGGGAAACCCTGCCCGAGCGGCCCGAGTTTTCCGGCCCCTCGATCGACATTTCGGCGGAGATGAAGACCTCGTTCCTCGACTATGCGATGTCGGTGATTATCTCTCGGGCGATCCCGGACCTGCGCGACGGCCTCAAGCCGGTTCATCGCCGCATTCTGTTCGCGATGCACGAGACCGGGAACACCCATGAAAAAGCCTACCGCAAGTCGGCCCGGCCTGTGGGCGACGTGATGGGCCAGTACCACCCCCACGGCGACAGCGCGATTTACGATGCACTGGTGCGGATGGCGCAGGATTTCTCCATGTCGCTGCCCCTGCTGGACGGGCAAGGCAACTTCGGCTCCATGGACGGCGATAACCCCGCCGCGATGCGCTACACCGAAGTGCGCATGGATAGCCCGGCTGCCTATCTTCTAGAAGATATCGACAAAGACACCGTCGATTTTCAGGACAACTACGACGGCAAACAACAAGAACCCACGGTTCTGCCTGCCCGCTTCCCCAATATGCTGGTGAACGGCGCGGGCGGTATTGCCGTTGGTATGGCCACCAATATTCCGCCCCACAATCTGGGCGAAGTGATTGATGCCTGTCAGGCACTGATCGAGAAGCCGGACCTGTCCTCGGAAGAGTTGATCCAATATGTCCCCGCCCCTGACTTCCCCACGGGCGGGATCATTCTGGGCCGTTCCGGCGCGCAGAAGGCGTATCTGGAGGGGCGCGGCAGCGTCATCATCCGCGCCAAGACCCGCGTCGAGGAGATCCGCAAGGATCGCTACGCCATTGTCATCGACGAAATCCCCTATCAGGTGAACAAGTCGAGCATGATCGAGCGCATTGCCGAACTGGTCCGCGACAAGAAGATCGACGGGATCAGCGGCGTGGCCGACGAATCCGACCGGATCGGCGTGCGTGTGGTGGTGGAGTTGAAGCGCGACGCCACGCCCGAGGTGGTGCTGAACCAGCTGTTCCGCTTCACGCAGATGCAGACAAGCTTTGGCTGCAACATGCTGGCGCTCAACGGTGGCCGGCCCGAGCAACTGACCCTGCGCGCGTTCCTGACGTCGTTCCTCGATTTCCGCGAAGAAGTCGTGGCGCGTCGCACTGCGTTCGAGTTGCGCAAGGCCCGCGACCGGGCGCATGTGTTGTGCGGTTTGGCCGTGGCGGTTTCCAACGTCGATGAAGTCGTGGCAACGATCCGCGCCTCCGCCGATGCGCCCGCCGCCCGCGCGGCCCTGATGACCCGCGCGTGGCCAGCCGAGGAAATCCTGCCGTTCATCAAGCTGATTGATGACCCGACCCATACGGCCAACGAAGACGGCACCTACAACCTGTCGGAAACGCAGGCCCGCGCCATTCTGGAGTTGCGCCTGCAACGCCTGACGCAACTGGGCGTCAAGGAAGTCACCGACGAGCTGGAAGAGCTGGCAGGCAAGATCAAGGATTACCTCGCCATCCTCGCCTCGCGAGAACGGATCCTGGAGATCATATCCAACGAATTGGCCGAGGTGCGCGCGAAATTCGCCGTGGACCGCCGGACAGAGATTGTCGAATGGTCCGGTGACATGGACGACGAAGACCTGATCGAACGCTCGGATCAGGTCGTCACCATCACCCAAGGCGGCTACATCAAGCGCACGCCACTGGCCGACTTCCGGGCGCAGAAGCGCGGCGGCAAGGGCGTGTCCGGCGGCTCTATGAAGGACGACGACGTCGTGACGTCGATGTTCGTCGCCAACACCCACACGCCGCTGCTGTTCTTCACGACCAGCGGCATGGTCTACAAGCTGAAGACATGGCGCTTGCCGTCGGGAAGCCGCTCCAGCAGGGGCAAGGCCATCGTGAATATCCTGCCGATCGAAACGGGCACCGGGATTGCCGCGATCATGCCCGTGGACCGGGATGAGGATCACTGGGGCGAGTTGCAGGTCGTCTTCTGTACCGACCGCGGCACCGTGCGCCGCAACGCGCTGAGTGATTTCGCCAATGTCATGCGCAACGGCAAGATCGCGATGAAGTTCGAAGGCGACAGCGAAGGCTGGCGGATGATCAACGCGCGCATCGCCTCGAACGACGATGACGTGATGCTGGTCACCAAACAGGGCCGCGCGATCCGGTTCCCGGCCACTGACGTGCGGGTCTTCAACTCCCGCGCCTCGACCGGTGTGCGAGGGATTCGCCTTGGTACGGACGATGAGGTCGTCTCGATGTCGATCATCCGGCACTTCGATGCAGAAGCCTCGGAACGTGCCGCCTACCTCAAGCAACGCCGCCTGATGGCGGGTGTGACCGAGGAAACGGAAACCGATGAGGATGACGTGCCCGAGGGTGATCTTTCGCCAGAGCGTTACGCCGAAATGAGCGCGGCCGAGGACCTGATCCTGACGATCACCTCGGGCGGCCTTGGCAAGCTGTCCTCGTCCCATGATTATCCCGTGCGCGGTCGCGGGGGCCAAGGTGTCAGCGCCATCGACAAGGCAATGCGCGGCGGCACGCTTGTGGCCAGCTTCCCGGTGGAGATGGACGACCAGATCATGCTGGCGACCTCCACGGGTCAGAGCATTCGCGTGCCAATCGACGGCATCTCGTTCCGGTCCCGCTCTGCGGGTGGCGTGAAGGTCTTCAACACGGCCAAGGGCGAGGACATCGTCAGCGTCGCCTATATCGCCGACCAGGGTGATGAAGACGCCGAGGTGATCGAAGGTGGAGAGGATGTCTGATACCGACACCTTTCTGACCGTGGCGTTCACGGTCATGATGCTGATGCTGGCGATCATGCTGATCGTCGGCATCCCGCGCGGGCGACGGATGCAGAAGACCAACGAGCAGATCGAAGCCAACCAGGCGCGTCAGATCGAGATGCAGGAGCGCCAGCTTGCTGCCGCCGAGCGCAGTGCCACTGCGATGGAGCGGGTCGCCGCGGCCCTGGAACGGCGCGGTGAGTGACCTTCTGGCGCTTGTCGGGCGGCTCCTTCTGGCATCGCTGATGCTGGCTGGAACGGTCCAGAAGATCTCTGACCCCACCGGTGCGGGCGCCCTGCTCGCGTTGGCCAACCTGCCCGCCGGGCTGCTCTGGCCCGCCGGCATTTTCACCACTATCGCGGGCGTGGGCATCGCCCTCGGCCTCTACACCCGTCCCCTCGCACTCGCCGCCGCCGCCTACTGCATCGTCACCTCCTGCTTTCACATCCTCATGGATGACCCGTGGCAGATGACCATCGCTTTCAAGAACTGGACCATCGCGGGCGGCTACCTGATGCTCGCCGCCCACGGCCCCGGCCGCTTCGCCCTGCACCCCACCGCGTGAGTCGGGAACCGGGTCAAGGATCGCAGACCGCGCCTGCGCGGCGCCGTAGGCGTCCTTGAGGCGGATCGCGACTCGCAGATACCCTTGCACTGGCCTGTTTACGGCAGACCTGCCCGTAAACGGCCTCTCAGCAATTCATCCCAAGCCAACACCCCGAATTAGCCTACCCATTCGGGCTCACGCCAACCCCACACGCCAAACAAAAGAACAAAGCCCCGCCATTTCCGGCGTGCACCTACACCTGAAATCCGGTTCCCCCCTTTCCAGTATGCACTCGTGGCTTTCCCTTTTCATAAGAACTCCCTACATCACCCCCCATGAAACAGTCATCACAACTTACAATCATCGGCGGCGGTATGGCCGGGTCCGAGGCCGCCTGGCAGGCCGCCAACATGGGCGTTTCCGTCAAAATCATCGAGATGCGCCCCAAGGTCGAAACCTTCGCCCATCGCACCGGCAACCTGGCGGAAATGGTCTGCTCCAACTCGTTCCGCTCTGACGACAGCGAGCAAAACGCCGTGGGTCTGCTGCATTGGGAAATGCGTGCGGCGGATTCGGTCATCATGCACACCGCCGACGACCACAAGCTGCCCGCGGGCGGTGCGCTGGCCGTCGATCGTGATCCCTTTGCCGAGGCCGTGACGGCCAAGCTGCAAGCCCATCCGAATATCGAGATCGCCTACGGCGAAATCACGGACCTTCCCACCGATGGCCCCACCATCATCGCCACGGGTCCGCTGACCGGCTCCAAACTCGCCGACGCCATCGCGCGCGAGGCTGGCCAGGACGCGCTGGCCTTCTTCGATGCCATCGCCCCCATCGTCTACGCCGACAGCATCGACATGGATATCGCCTGGCGCCAGTCGCGCTATGACAAGGGCGACACGCTGGAGGAACAGCAAGCCTACATCAATTGCCCCCTGACCCATGACCAGTACGAGGCTTTCATCGACGCGCTCCTGGCCGCCGACAAGACCCAGTTCAAGGAGGGGGAAACGGCGGGCTACTTCGACGGCTGCCTCCCCATCGAAGTTATGGCCGAGCGGGGCCGCGAGACCCTGCGCTTTGGTCCGATGAAGCCCGTGGGCCTGACCAACCCCCATGACCCGCAAACCAAGGCCTACGCCGTGGTGCAGCTGCGCCGCGATAACGCCTTGGGAACGCTCTATAATATCGTGGGCTTTCAGACCAAGATGACCTACGGCGCGCAAAAGCAGGTCTTCGCGATGATCCCGGGCCTGCATGAGGCCTCCTTTGCCCGGCTCGGTGGCATCCACCGCAATACCTTCATCAACTCGCCCACCCTGCTGGACGCTCAGATGCGCCTGCGTTCAAAGCCCCACATCCGCTTCGCGGGCCAGATCACGGGCGTTGAGGGCTACGTCGAGTCCGCCTCCATGGGCCTTCTCGCGGGCCGCATGGCCGCCGCTGAAATCCTCGGCCAGACCCTGCCAGAGGTCCCCAACACCACCGCCATGGGTGCGCTCGTGACCCACATCACGGGCGGCGCGGACGCCAAAACCTTCCAGCCAATGAACGTCAACTTCGGGTTATTTCCCCCGGTTGAGGGCCTCAAGGGTGGACGCAGGGGCCGCAAAGACCGCTATAAAGCCTACACGGACCGCGCCAAGGAGGCATGGACCCAGTGGCTATCTCCTTCAGAGGCAGCCGCACAATAGCTCATAAGCGGCCATAGGTGGGAGATCGCGCATGCCAGATACACCATTCTTGTCAAAGGTCTACGACCTCAAAGGCGATGGCGTGCGCGACTACTACGATCAATGGGCCGACACCTACGAGGCCGAGATCACCGCCAACGCCTATGCCACCCCGACACGCTGTGCCGCAGCGCTTGCGGCGACAGGCTTGGCCAAAACCGCCCCGATCCTCGATTTCGCCTGTGGCACGGGCCTCTCAGGCGAGGCTTTGTGGGCCGAGGGTTTCCGCGTTATTGACGGCGTGGACCTGTCGGATGCAATGCTGACCAAAGCGCGGGCAAAAGACATCTACCGAACGCTCACCAAGGCCCAAGCCGACGCTCCGCCCCCCGTGGCCCCGAACACCTACCAAGCCATCACTGCAATCGGCGCCATCGGCCCCGGCGCCGCCCCAGCCGAGGTGATCGCGCCCCTCGTCTCAGCCCTGCCCTCAGCCGGCTATTTCGTCATCTCTCTCAACGATGTGGCCCTAGAGGCGCCGGAATTCCCGGCGGCGCTTGCCGCCCAAGCCCATCTCATGGAGCTGATCTCTGAAGAACGCGGCGCGCATCTGCCCGGTATCGACGTCATGTCCACGGTTTACGTGTTCCGTCGCACGTGATTACCCGCTTCGCCCCCTCTCCCACCGGGCCTCTGCACTTGGGCCATGCCTATTCCGCGATCCTGGCCCATGACATGGCCCGTGCTCAAACCGGCACCTTCCTCTTGCGGATCGAAGACATCGACCGCCAGCGCTCAAAACCTGAATGGGAAACACAGATCATCGACGACCTTCGCTGGCTCGGCCTCGATTGGGACGCCGAGCCTCTGCGCCAATCCACCCGACTGCCCGCCTACCGCGCCGCTCTCCAAACGCTCTGGCAGGACGACCTGCTCTATCCCTGCACCTGCAACCGTCGCGACATCCTCGCCGCTGCATCCGCCCCCCATGAGGGAGACCCACCCATGGGCCCCGATGGGATCATCTACCCCGGTACCTGTCGTGGCATCCACGCCGGGTCAGGCCGACGGCACAGCGACGTTCCCCTCCCACAAGATACGACCCTTCGCCTAGACATGGGTAAGGCCGTGACCCGCGTCATGGACGCACGCAGGACCGAACATGGCGCTAAAACCTTCGCGTCATTCTCCGAAACCGGACGGCGCCCCAAGGGTCTGATCGAGTTCACAGCAACCGAGATGGAACAGAACATCGGCGATATCGTCCTGTCGCGCCGTGATTTCCTGGGCTCCTATCATCTCTCCGTCGTTCTCGATGATGCCGCCCAAGGCATTACCGATGTGATCCGCGGCGATGACCTTTTCGCCGCCACCAAAATCCACGTGATCTTGCAACGCCTCCTCGGAGTGCCCACGCCCACCTACCATCACCACGCCCTGATCCGTGACAACCACGGCCGCCGCCTCGCCAAACGCGACGATGCCCGCGCCATCCGTACCTACCGCACTGAAGGCGCCAGCCCCGCCGACATCCGCCACCTCGTCGGCCTCTGACCCCTTCATCTTTTCAAAAATATCGCCGGGGGTCTGGGGGGCTGGCCCCCCAGTTAAAGAGGCATGGTCTGGGGGACTGGCCCCCCAGTTAGAGAGGCTTGTTCAACAGGGCTCGCCCCCCCCATTAAAAAAGCATAGTCTGGACGGCTGGCCCCAGTTAGACGCGATCGATCCAAGGCCTGCTCCCGCACCCAAGCACCACACCCCTCCGCAAAACCAGCACCTCCTCACCCCATCGGCGCCATCAACTCAACCTCTTCGCCGTCAACGACCGAGGTGTAAAAACACACCCGCCGGTTCGTGTGACACGCGGCGCCCTCTTGCTGGACCACCGCCAACAAACAATCCCGGTCACAATCTATCCGCAAATCTACCAAAGCCTGGGTGTGACCGCTGGTCTCTCCCTTGACCCAAAAGGCTTGGCGTGACCGACTCCAATAGGTGACCCGCCGCGTTTCCAAGGTCTTTGCCACCGCTTCTGCGTTCATCCACGCCATCATCAGGACCTCACCGGTGCCTTCCTGCTGCGCGATACAGGGGATCAACCCGTTCACATCATAGCGAAGTGTTGCCCTATCAAAGTCTTTCATCGGGTCGTCCTCTTTGCAAATGGCCCACGCGACGCTACTTACGTCATGACGGACCCGAAAGGCAAAGCCCCGAAAGGCGAACGATGGCAGCGGATAGCGATCTGATTAAACTCTACTCTCAACGCATACTCGCGTTGGCAGCGGACATCCCCCATCGTGGCGCGCTCAAAGCCCCCCAGGCGCGGGTAAAGAAACGCGCGCCGCTATGTGGCTCGACCGTGACCGTTGAACTTTGCCTGACCGACGACAAGGTCTCCGCCTTCGCCCAGGACGTCAAAGCATGTGCCCTTGGTCAGGCGGCCGCAGCCCTTCTCGGACAGCACGTCATCGGCCGCACGAGGCTCGAGGTGGAAGCCGCCCGCGATGCCCTGAAAGCGATGCTCAAATTCGACGGCCCGCCCCCCGGCGCCCCTTGGGAAGGTTACGAGGTGCTCGAACCCGCGAAAGAATACCGTAATCGTCACGCCTCCATCATGCTCGCCCTCGACGCCACCGCCGAAGCCATGGCCGAGGCCGAACACGCCGCCTGCGCCTAGACGCCCCAGTCTTTTGCAAAAGACTGGGAAGATCCTTGCAAGGATCTTCCACACCGCGCCGCCATTTCCCCAAAAAAAACGCCGCGCATCCCGGACAAGGATGGCGGCGTAGTAATGCGTATCCGTGACGTCCCGAGGCATGGGACTAAGGGCGAGGCAAATCGTGTTTGGGCCGGGACAAGTGGCGCAAACGAAACCCGTGGATCGCAGGCAGAAAACGGGCGCAGTCTGGAAGGTTTCAGGTCTCTCTCAAGTCCTGCTGCGCGAAAAATCTAGGGGTGGGACAACTCCTTGCGGGGCGGCGGGCGGGTCAGATACCGACAGGGGCAAAAATACAGGGGGCGAAAATTCAGACCAGACCGGGCAGATGCAGCATCCCAACCGTCATCAAGGCGAGTGCCACAACGCCTGCCAGATCATACATCAGCGTATCGCGCGAACGGGCGAGAATTTGAGCGGCTTGTGCAATCATCGGGGCGTCTCCTGTATTACCGAACGTCTGGGTAGGTAACGTCTTTGTTGCATCTTTGTTCCCACGTTCCGCTAAAATTGTAAAGAACTTTTTGAGAACATTTGAGAACAAAGCGTGTTCCGTTCTCGTTTTAGACCTCCCCAGCCTTACCCTACGTCCAGTAGTCGGATCGCCTTGTCTTGCTCCATCAGCCACAAAAGTACCCTTGCAGACTGCCCGCGTGCCCCTTCCAAATCGGGGTCGAGCGTCAGCAACGCCCGTGCGTCGCTTTGGGCCAGCGCCATCAGCGCGCTCTGCTCTTCAAGGTTGGCGACGCGGAACCTGGGCAGCCCCGATTGCGCTGTTCCGATCACGTCGCCCGCGCCCCGGATCGCCAAATCTTCCTCGGATATGCGGAAGCCGTCCTCGGTCTCTCGCATCACTTGCAGGCGGCGGGTGGCGGTTTCGCCCAAAGGTGCGCGGTACATCAACAGACAGGTGGACTCCGCCGATCCTCGCCCCACTCTTCCCCTTAGTTGGTGCAATTGCGACAGACCAAAATTCTCCGCCTGTTCAATTACCATGATCGAGGCATTGGGCACATCCACCCCCACCTCGATCACCGTGGTCGCCACCAACACCCTTGTTTCGCCCGCTTTGAAGGCCGCCATCACGGCGTCTTTTTCCTTCGGCTTCATCTGCCCGTGGACCAGCGCCACTTTACCCTCTCCGAAGGCCGCGCGGAGCATCTTGAACCGCTCTTCTGCGGCGGTCGCGTCATAGACCTCGGATTCCTCCACCAACGGGCAGACCCAATAGGCCTGCCGCCCCTGATCCAACGCGCCGCGCAGATGCGCCACCACTTCATCCATCCGCGCCGTTGAAATCAGCGCCGTTTTCACTGGCGTGCGCCCCGGCGGTTTTTCGTCCAACACGCTCACATCCATGTCACCGTATTGCGCCAGGGACAGCGTGCGCGGGATCGGCGTGGCGGTCATCACCAGCACATCTGCCATCTCGCCCTTTTGGCTCAGCCGCACCCTTTCGCGGACCCCAAAGCGGTGCTGTTCATCCACCACGGCCAAACGCAGGCTGTTGAACGCCACATCGTCTTGGAACACGGCGTGCGTGCCCACGAGGATGTGGATATCGCCCCTTGCCAACGCGGCGAGTTTACCTTGGCGATCCTTACCCTTGTCCGCGCCGGTCAGCACCTCGCACACCACGCCTGCGGCATCCGCCAGAGGTTTGAGGTTCAGGTAATGCTGCCCCGCCAGGATCGAGGTCGGGGCCATCATCACCCCCTGCCCGCCCGCCTCTACCGCGACCAGCAGCGCCATCAGGGCCACCAGCGTCTTGCCCGCGCCGACGTCCCCTTGCAGCAGGCGGTTCATCCGCTGCGGCTTGGCCATATCTTCGGAAATCTCCTGGATCGTGCGCAGTTGCGCCCCGGTCGGCGTATAGGGCAAAGCCGCCAGCACCTTGGCCCTTAGCTTTCCGTCACCTTCCGAGACGAGCCCGGCCTTGCGCCGCCGGGTGTTCCGCGCCAGTGCGAGGGTCAATTGGTGGGCAAACAGTTCATCATAGGCGAGCCGTTCGCGGGGCAGCGCGGCACGGCTGAGATCGCTTGCGTTCTTTGGCGCGTGGACGGCTTGGATCGCCTCGGACCACGCGGGCCAATCGCGTTCCTTAACGGTGTTAAGATCTATCCATTCGCCCAGATGCTCGACCTTGGTTAACGCCGATTGCACCGCTTTGTGGACGCCGCGTTGGGTTAGACCTTGGGCCAGGGGGTAGACCGGCTCGTATTCGGGAATGGTCTCGGCCTCTTCGGGGGGGAGCATATGGTCAGGATGGGCCATCTGCGCCACACCGTCATAAAGCTCCACCTTGCCCGAAATGACCCGCCGCGCGCCGGTCGGGTGTTGGCGTTCCAGATAGTCTCCGCGGGCGTGGAAGAACACGAGTTGGAAAGAGGTCTGCGCGTCCTCCACCTCAATCCGATACGGGCCACGCCCCTTGGGCTTGATGTGGGCGCCGATGGTAACCTCGACCGTTGCCGGGCCCGGCAGAGGTACATCGCGGATGGAGGCGCGGCGGGTGCGGTCCAGACCGCCCGCGGGCAGCGTAAAAATCAGATCGCGGGGCGTTTCCACGTTAATGCCGCTGTAGTTCTTGGCCGTCTTCGGGCCGACACCATCCAAAGTTTCCAATCCCGCAAACAGCGGAAACAGGATTTCGGGCCGGCCTTTGGGAAGGTGATCAGCCATCGCCGATCCGGTCCAGCCATTGATCTTCGGTCAGCAACTCAATCCCTAAGTCCTTGGCTTTCTTTTCTTTTGATCCGGCCCCCGGCCCCGCCACCACGATATCTGTCTTGGCCGAGACCGAGCCCGAGACCTTCGCGCCAAGCGCCTCGGCCCGCGCTTTCGCCTCGGATCTTGTCATCCGCTCCAGTGATCCGGTGAACACAATGGTCAGGCCCGCCACGGCACTTTGGGTGGCGCGCGCTTGCGGCGGAACGTCGGTGACCTGCGCAATAAGGCGGTCGATCGAGGCCCTTTCGCGCGGCTGTTGGAAGGTGGTCACGAGCGACACAGCAACCGTCGCGCCGATCCCGTCGATGCCGGTCAAATCCTCCCATGCGGCCTTGGCGGCGGCGGGCGTGCCGGCCCACGCCTTGTCGCGCTCCGGTTGCAGCGAGGCGCGGCGCCCCATGTCGGCGGCGGCTTTGCGTTCGGCGATGATGGCCGCCTCGGCCCTCAGGTGCGCTTCGGCAGCCGGCGCAGCCGCGTCGATGGTTTCGGCCAAGGCGTCCCACGTGCCGAAATGCCGGGCCAAATCACTTGCCGCAACCTCGCCCACATGGCGGATGCCCAGGGCAAATATCAGGCGGTGCAGGGCGATTTCCCGTTTATCTTCGATGGCGCTGAACAGGCTGGTGGCCGATTTCTCGCCCCAGCCCTCGCGGTTCTTGAGCTGTTGCAGCCCCTCGCCGTATCTTTCCCGCAACAAAAAGATATCCGCAGGTTCTGAAATCCATTCGTCCAGATAGAAAGCCTCGGCCTGCTTTGCGCCGAGGCCGTCGATGTCGAAAGCCGCGCGACTGACGAAATGTTTTAGCTTTTCAACGGCTTGTGCAGGACAGATCAGGCCGCCGGTGCAGCGTCGTACCGCATCGCCTTCTTCGCGGATTGCAGCCGACTGACACTCCGGGCAATCGGTTGGATAGACGTAGGGCTGCGCATCGGCGGGGCGTTTGGACAGGTCCACATCCGCCACCTTCGGGATCACGTCGCCTGCGCGGTAGACCTGCACCCGGTCGCCCACGCGAATGTCCTTGCCCACCCCGTTTTCATCGGGCCGGATCGGCCCGCCATTGGCGTCGCGCCCGGCGATGTAATCCTCATTGTGCAGCGTCGCGTTGGACACGACAACGCCGCCCACCGTCACTGGCGTCAGCCGCGCAACCGGGCTGAGCGCGCCGGTGCGGCCGACTTGAATGTCGATGGCCTCAAGGGTGGTCCACGCCAGTTCGGCGGGGAATTTATGGGCGATGGCCCATCGCGGCGTGGTGGAGCGCATCCCAAGGCGTCGCTGATAGTCGAGGTTGTCAACCTTGTAGACGACGCCGTCGATGTCATAGCCCAGATCAGCGCGCCCCTCCTCG
This window harbors:
- the recG gene encoding ATP-dependent DNA helicase RecG, with protein sequence MADHLPKGRPEILFPLFAGLETLDGVGPKTAKNYSGINVETPRDLIFTLPAGGLDRTRRASIRDVPLPGPATVEVTIGAHIKPKGRGPYRIEVEDAQTSFQLVFFHARGDYLERQHPTGARRVISGKVELYDGVAQMAHPDHMLPPEEAETIPEYEPVYPLAQGLTQRGVHKAVQSALTKVEHLGEWIDLNTVKERDWPAWSEAIQAVHAPKNASDLSRAALPRERLAYDELFAHQLTLALARNTRRRKAGLVSEGDGKLRAKVLAALPYTPTGAQLRTIQEISEDMAKPQRMNRLLQGDVGAGKTLVALMALLVAVEAGGQGVMMAPTSILAGQHYLNLKPLADAAGVVCEVLTGADKGKDRQGKLAALARGDIHILVGTHAVFQDDVAFNSLRLAVVDEQHRFGVRERVRLSQKGEMADVLVMTATPIPRTLSLAQYGDMDVSVLDEKPPGRTPVKTALISTARMDEVVAHLRGALDQGRQAYWVCPLVEESEVYDATAAEERFKMLRAAFGEGKVALVHGQMKPKEKDAVMAAFKAGETRVLVATTVIEVGVDVPNASIMVIEQAENFGLSQLHQLRGRVGRGSAESTCLLMYRAPLGETATRRLQVMRETEDGFRISEEDLAIRGAGDVIGTAQSGLPRFRVANLEEQSALMALAQSDARALLTLDPDLEGARGQSARVLLWLMEQDKAIRLLDVG
- the ligA gene encoding NAD-dependent DNA ligase LigA, translating into MSQPLTDAADLAAQLSDDEAAKRLAELAAILSDANAAYHGEDAPDISDADYDALKRENAAIEAAFPALKRADSPSDQVGAAPSAGFAKLTHSQRMLSLSNGFDAADIRDFVAGIRRYLNLSKAAPLSFTAEPKIDGLSLSLRYEGGTLVSAATRGDGAVGENVTQNARTISDIPQTLTDAPDILEVRGEVYMSHADFEALNARQISHDAKPFANPRNAAAGSLRQLDAAITKSRPLKFFAYAWGELSAPLGETQSEALKTLESLGFTINDLTKTCHSCEEMLAHYASIEEGRADLGYDIDGVVYKVDNLDYQRRLGMRSTTPRWAIAHKFPAELAWTTLEAIDIQVGRTGALSPVARLTPVTVGGVVVSNATLHNEDYIAGRDANGGPIRPDENGVGKDIRVGDRVQVYRAGDVIPKVADVDLSKRPADAQPYVYPTDCPECQSAAIREEGDAVRRCTGGLICPAQAVEKLKHFVSRAAFDIDGLGAKQAEAFYLDEWISEPADIFLLRERYGEGLQQLKNREGWGEKSATSLFSAIEDKREIALHRLIFALGIRHVGEVAASDLARHFGTWDALAETIDAAAPAAEAHLRAEAAIIAERKAAADMGRRASLQPERDKAWAGTPAAAKAAWEDLTGIDGIGATVAVSLVTTFQQPRERASIDRLIAQVTDVPPQARATQSAVAGLTIVFTGSLERMTRSEAKARAEALGAKVSGSVSAKTDIVVAGPGAGSKEKKAKDLGIELLTEDQWLDRIGDG